Part of the Pseudomonas sp. P8_241 genome is shown below.
CAGGGCCTCTTCAAGTGGTCGGCAGTGGATTACGGGTGACTGGGCTGGCCCATCAGTGCGGCGTATTTCCTGGGCGCCTTGGGCGTCAACGCTTTCGTGGTTCTGTCACTGTTATGCACCTTCCTCGCTTTGGGTGCGATGCTTTGTGTACTCGCTTCGAGGGGTCAAAGCGCGCATTGATCGGGCTCGGCATCGGCTCGTGATAAAGTCGCCGCCCATCAGCCCCCTTTTGCCGTGAGACTTTGATCGCAATGACCGATTTCCAGGATGTCGATGCCCAACTTGAAGACTGGAACGCCTTGCGCAGCACCGTTTCGTTCAGCGGTTTGCTGGTGGGGAACGGTGCCAGCCGGACGGTGTGGGATGACTTTGGGTACGAGTCGTTGTTCGAGAACGCTCGCACCGTTGAAGAAAAACCCCTGAGCCCTTCGGAACTGAGTGTGTTCGATGCGATGCAGACGCGCAGTTTCGAGCAAGTGCTGAGCGCGCTGAAAATCACCAGTCGGGTCAACAAGGCCTTGGCCGTCAGTTCTGCCGCACCGCGCAATCGTTATTACGCGATCAAGGAAGCGCTGATCAACACGGTGCATGCGGTGCACATCCCATGGCGGTTGGTAGTGCCTTCGACACTGGCAACGATCAATCAGGAAATGGCCAGCTACCGCACTGTGTTCACCACCAATTACGACTTGCTCAACTATTGGGCATTGCAGCATCAACCCGGCGCGATTACTGATCTGTTTCAGGGCGCCGAGCCCGGTTTTGACCTCAGCGCCACGGCCACCGACAAAACCCGTTTGCTGTACCTGCACGGTGGTTTGCACCTGGTGCGCAATCAGGACGGAACCGCGCGAAAATTGATGTCGACCGAAGGCACGTTGCTGGGCAGTTTCGCCATCAACAACACGATCAAGACCCTCGACGATGTGCCATTGTTCGTCAACGAAGGGCCGAGTGCGGAAAAGCTCAAGACCATTCGCAGTTCGGACTATCTGTCGTTCTGCTACGAGCAGTTACTCGGCCATGACCAGGCGCTGTGTATTTTCGGCCATGCCCTGGGCGAGCAGGACAGCCACATCATCCATGCCTTGCGCCTTGCGAAACCGCAGGTGGTGGCGATCTCGATTTATCCGCGCAGCAAGGCGTTCATCCAGCATCAGAAGCGGCATTACGCGAAGGTGTTCGAAGGGACGGGGGTTGAGTTGCGGTTATTTGATTCGAAGACGCATGGTTTGGGCAGCCCGAAGCTCACGGTTCCTGTCGAGCTTTAGCGGCGGATGACGCCTTCGCGAGCAGGCTCGCCCCCACAGTGGAATGCATTTCAATGTGGGGGCGAGTCGGGTTTGAAGGGGACGTTCAAAGCACGGGCAAGGTCTTGTCCTTGATCACGGTCGTTGGCCCATTGGCCTTCACGCTGGCGATGCCTTTGTCCATGGCCACGGGTGATGAATAGGCCTCGCTACTGCCGATAATTTCGTGGTTACCGGCTTTGAGATTGAAGTAAGGATGGCCATCCTTGGTGGTTTTTTTCTCGTAGCGTTCATCCAGCGGGCTGTTGGCCTGGACCGATGCAATGCCTTTGTCGGCGGCGGCGCGGGTGGTGTACAGCTCGCTGGTCAGAATGGTTTCGGCGTTCGCTGCCTTCAGCACAAACCTGAACTGACCACTACTGCTTTTGCTGACTTCGTACCATCCGGACATGCTGTTTCTCCTGGACAATTGAGAGGATGCGCGCTTCAGAGTAAAGACCAGCACCAGGCTTCTGTCGCCTGTCCAGGCCCTTCGCGAGCAGGCTCGCTCTCACAGGTTCAGCGTAATCCCTGCGGGAGCGAGCCTGCTCGCGGTAGTCCATGCGGTAGCAGTTACTTCACCACCGCCCGCACCACCGATAACTCTGGCGCCTGCGTGCGTCGCTGACTCAAATACCGCGTACAACTCACCCGCAGAAACGAAGCGAAATTGACCACCTCTCCTCTATAGTCCATCACCTCTTCGTACAACTTGGCGATCAACTGATTGGTGGTCATGCTGTCGACCTCGGCAATTTCGCTGAGGATGTCCCAGAACTGATTCTCCAGTCTCAGGGTCGTGACCACCCCGCAGATGCGCAGCGAGCGCGAGCGCGACTCGTAGAGAATCGGGTCGGCTTTGACGTACAGCTCGCACATGGCAAATCCCTCGTTACAGCGTGATTTGGGTCCCCAGTAACCCGAGGAAACCGGCAAGCCAGTTCGGGTGCGCAGGCCAGGCCGGTGCAGTGGCCAGATTGCCTTGAACATGGCCGTCCGTCACCGGGATGTCGATGAATGTACCGCCGGCCAGGCGAACTTCCGGGGCGCAGGCGGGGTAGGCGCTGCATTCACGGCCCTCAAGAATTCCCGCTGCCGCCAGTAATTGCGCGCCATGACATACCGCGGCAATCGGTTTACCCGCCTTATCGAAATCCCGGACCAGCTCCAAAACTTTTTCATTCAGGCGCAGGTACTCCGGAGCACGACCACCCGGAATCAACAACGCGTCATAGTCAGCAGACTTGACCTTGGCAAAATCAAAGTTCAGGGCGAACAGGTGACCGGGTTTTTCGCTGTAGGTCTGATCGCCTTCGAAGTCATGGATCGCCGTACGAACGGTTTGACCGGCAGCCTTGTCCGGACAAACGGCGTGCACCGTGTGGCCGACCATGAGCAGCGCCT
Proteins encoded:
- a CDS encoding DUF4917 family protein; translation: MTDFQDVDAQLEDWNALRSTVSFSGLLVGNGASRTVWDDFGYESLFENARTVEEKPLSPSELSVFDAMQTRSFEQVLSALKITSRVNKALAVSSAAPRNRYYAIKEALINTVHAVHIPWRLVVPSTLATINQEMASYRTVFTTNYDLLNYWALQHQPGAITDLFQGAEPGFDLSATATDKTRLLYLHGGLHLVRNQDGTARKLMSTEGTLLGSFAINNTIKTLDDVPLFVNEGPSAEKLKTIRSSDYLSFCYEQLLGHDQALCIFGHALGEQDSHIIHALRLAKPQVVAISIYPRSKAFIQHQKRHYAKVFEGTGVELRLFDSKTHGLGSPKLTVPVEL
- a CDS encoding YegP family protein, translated to MSGWYEVSKSSSGQFRFVLKAANAETILTSELYTTRAAADKGIASVQANSPLDERYEKKTTKDGHPYFNLKAGNHEIIGSSEAYSSPVAMDKGIASVKANGPTTVIKDKTLPVL
- a CDS encoding ribbon-helix-helix domain-containing protein, which produces MCELYVKADPILYESRSRSLRICGVVTTLRLENQFWDILSEIAEVDSMTTNQLIAKLYEEVMDYRGEVVNFASFLRVSCTRYLSQRRTQAPELSVVRAVVK
- a CDS encoding DJ-1/PfpI family protein, which produces MAAKKILMLVGDYVEDYEVMVPFQALLMVGHTVHAVCPDKAAGQTVRTAIHDFEGDQTYSEKPGHLFALNFDFAKVKSADYDALLIPGGRAPEYLRLNEKVLELVRDFDKAGKPIAAVCHGAQLLAAAGILEGRECSAYPACAPEVRLAGGTFIDIPVTDGHVQGNLATAPAWPAHPNWLAGFLGLLGTQITL